In the Glycine max cultivar Williams 82 chromosome 19, Glycine_max_v4.0, whole genome shotgun sequence genome, acatttccatcaccattttctattttcaatgaaaatgaaaacaaaaaacaatcaaaccaaacacccaGTTAATAATTCACTcttgtgtttttcttcttcttttaagataaGTTATTCcgtttaaaaacttttatattattttggtctttctaaagtttaaaaactcttatgctcaaataattatttttattttaattaattcgttaaaatttaaaattataccaTACTTGTCAGATTTCATATATGCTTAactcttatatatttttgtgaactttgtttgttatatattatattaaaatcattatttttgttaaggAAGTTGAACTTAAATAATTGAGTACTATGAGTTGTTGTAAATTCTCTTATCCTTGAATTAAATTtctattgataaataaaattattattttatttaaaagaaagtttatagatatatatatcttatcatttccattattttattttaagttatagttttaaaatttatcttaaatgtaaaaaatccGCATATTTCGTAAAAtgtataaagaaaattttatacaataattttttgtataccaaaaaataatttataaaatatttttgaattgagAAAACAAAACTTGGATTATCCATTGTATTGCTTGACATTGTCATAGATAAGGTGCACCAaatgcttaaaaaaaagaagatataatttagaaaatgaaattgggcTAAGGTTGAAACAAATGGGCCCTGAAACGTCGAGGTCCATGAACTGGTTTCCCACTTTTTAAACCCTCAAACCCTAGCTAGGGTCGCAATTCACTTGCGGCTGCAGCAGAGAAGCACTCATCATTCTTCGTTTGTCTAAGATCCGCCTTCTCTGAATGTAACCCCTTTCGCGTCGATTACTTTTCACGattttgtttcaatattttgtttttgtcatttGAATACCCTTTATGATTTTATCCTTctgattgtatatatatatatattttaattatctgtttttgcagtgtaaaaatgtcgCTCGGAGAAACTGCTTGTTCATACGCAGCTCTCATCCTTCATGAAGATGGAATCAGTGTAACTGTATCCTTTTGTGTGCCCTTAGGTTTTGCGTTAACGAATTGTGAGTGAATGTtcgaaataatttaatttctttgttttgggTTATGTTTTCTAGTGTTAGTTTAGATTTAATTCAATTGAAGAACCGAGTAATTGGTATtaaatcaaaactaaaaaaaagtttctgtgaagtaatttttattgaaaatgtggTTCCAATTTAACCTGTATTTTCTTGTTGAGATTCAtttgtaaacaaattaaatactGAGCAATGTGGGGTTGCATTTATTTGTTTCAGGCTTTCGGATTATATTTTCTATTGATGGATTACATATTGAATCAAGTGTAGTGCTGGGTAATTGTGgttaaaaaaagatgaaacgTGCATATTTGGTGGAAGTGGGTGGGATGATTTTGATAACATTTTGTTTGTAAAAGTGGGTCTAAGCTAATACGTGTTTTTTAACTgggtttttttggttttcctggGAGAGAAATAGTGGGTTTTAAGGTTTAGAATAAATGAATTTGTTTGGATATGGCGAGTTGCTCCTTAAATTGTAAATAGGCCGACAAGATCAGCACCTTGTTGGAAACTGCAAAGGTTCAAGTAGATACCTATTGGCCAACCTTATTTGCTAAACTTGCTGAGAAGAAAAATCTTGGCGATTTGATAGCCAATGCAGCAGGCGGTGGTGCACCAGTTGCTGTTGCAGCTGCCCCTGTTGCTGCCtcaggtggtggtggtgctgcTGCTGCCGCCCCAGCTGCTGAGGAGAAAAAGAAGGTTTCCCGCTAGTGAATTTGTTGTTCCTCCAATTGTTTTTCAATCCTGCTTTATGCTAGTTAATGTGTATCTAATATGAATCTGTGTGTTTCTATTCTATAGGAGGAACCTGAAGAAGAGAGTGATGATGATATGGGATTTGGCTTGTTCGATTAGGGACATTCTCAATATGATTTGGTTAAATTTTGTGGTTCTTTACCTTTAAGTTTACTTTATGGATATTGTAGGTTTTATTTTTGTGCTGGTTATTTATATCTGTATAAGACTTGATTTTGTAGTTTTATGAACTTCGGAATGTGGGTTTATGTCCATTTGAGAATTCGGATGGGAGAAATTGTTTACTTTATATTCTGTTTCTTCGTTTTGTTTGTGTTTACCATTGTCTCTTGTTGTCTCACATTAGTATGTCTTGATATGGTTGTTGAACCGACATTTGATAGACAATTCTGATGCTAAATTACCACCTTGGCTGGTTGCATGCTGTATTTGATCGTAGTAGCAAGATGATTTAGTCGAGGTTGGATATACCATAAACCAGTATCGGTTTCTcactattattaaattaaatagattacATTAGGTGCTTAATTTGGTTTGAGTCAGTGAGTTGGCTCGATGTACTGCTGAAATATGCTGGGTACAAATTAATCATTGTCCATTGTTATGATATCGTTTTAGTCAAGTTTTGTAGAAGAGTCGGTTTCTTGATACAAGTAGATGATTGAAATGAAATTGTCGCAAGCGAACATAGTATTCTTGATTAAGTGCTACTGCTACTGGAAAGGAAATTTAGGCAGCCCGACTGAATGGAAATTTCTCATTTACATCAGACTATGGAAGcgcttgttcttgttcttgggCGTGCCATCCTTGCTTCCAAGTTTGAAACGATTAGGCCAACCACTGCCAAAATCTCGAACGAATATTACACAATCAGTTTAATCTTAAGGCAATATGTCCATGTTAATGGAGTTGCTGCTGTATTCTGTGTACATATGAAATGATTagacatattttatattaccaGTTCGCTCCCGTGACTTGAGTTAAAGGTTTACAAGTCTACAAGGTTTATCCAATTGGTGTGACTAGTTTGTAAAAATCATTCAACTTATCATAttattcatattcatatatgataatttgtgatAAGATTGTGTAAAAGTTTTACActatagtatttattttttgttatttatgctTCCTCAGTCTTATTTGTATTCATCAACGTATGGTCTAAACAGGCTCTAAATCAATGACAATTTGTGTATGATCATATGTTAATGAATTTATGGTCTAACGAGTTTTGAATCGATGGCAACTTGTGTATTtgtaacaaattattttatttattaaagttgataaaaaaattaactttaatttttttaacaactaaaaattatataagtactatttacaataattattttggtgataataaagtaaattgaaatataaatataaaatattacaatttttttttacaaaagttttaaatttttttggtgatAAATAATTCCTTCCATCATCTTTTTAGTGTTTGTTTAACTATCACGTATACCATCTGTCATCTTTCTCGTCCTTTTTAtttcgcaaaaaaaaaaaaaaaaacacaatataaCCAGAAATTTAAATATGACCATTCAGTAACGTACATGGTCTAACACACAAGTTGTCATTGATTTAGCCATGTTAGAGCGTAtgttgataaatataaataagactGAGGAAGcataagaaaataacaaaagttaAGTACCAATGTTGTAAACAATCATTTTATCATATGATAAGTTGATTGATTTTTACAAACTAGTCATACCAATACGATGACCAGTGCATGACaactaaaatctaaaaaaattccaGTTCTATGTTTTCATCGGCATaacacatattttctattacCAGTTCGCCCACCTTCATTGTTTTGGCATGGTTTaggttttatatttattcacttgtccctctttaatttctttttgtagTGATTATTTGAAATTATGAAAGTTGTGTAACAtgattcttgaattttttttatgtagtgaTTATTTGAAATTATGAAAGTTGTGTAGCAtgattcttgaattttttttagttagctCTAAACATTTATGTTTATAacggaagaaaatagaaattatttttttataactatattCATGGGTCTTATAAATAGGGTAATTAGGAAAATATAAATGATTCTTTTAATTAaggtaattataaatatttatgcagtaaaaaaatggACTTTTTTTGCCAACAAGAGGaattttttggatattttacACATGGGGtagtttttgaattatttaccGTCGTAATAGGGGTTAGTTAGGTTAGGAAAGAAGATAAGTGAGAAGCCATATGTTacgattttagattttttttataactaaagttgtaaataattttacgattttagtgtaaatttttttttacgattTTGAAATTGtaatctttttgttttgtttttaccactttaaagttgtaaaaaagtttttttttaagtaagacttcaaagtcataatacctatttttttattattacgactttaaagtcctaaaagcaaaaaaaaaggttatgactttaaagtcataaaaaaattatactgaagtcgtaaaattatttacgattttaattaaaaaaataattaaactcatAACACTTTGttacaacttattttctttcaataaataattcaaaaactgTCTCATATGGAAAATACCGAAAAAAATACGCCTTGTTAgtaaaaaagccaaaaaataaaaatttattttaaacttaaatatgtttttagtactttaaatttgagtaattatttttttagtccttaaaaataatttttttattagtccctcaaatttttgaaaaaaaatatttttagtccatCTTTGTTTAATGTGTTAATGGTTTCACAATctgcaataatatttttaattgccaaaatttattttttaatttttcttttgaaaaatgatttatgGAGATTTTAGACCGccaaaatatttaacttttatgGTTTAATGGtcgtttttatatattatattggttttaaagaaaaaaaataaaaagatagatgtaaaattgttgcaattttttacataatatagTTGTTtggcacaattttttttaaaagatattaagttttaaaaaacatttttgacgGTGACAAATAAGAATAAATTGTAACACCATTAATGTAAAAGATGATAATGAGTAAAAGTAGCTTTTCCTAAATTTGAGagactaataaaaatatattcttttttaaggactaaaaaaataattacttaaatttaaaaaactaaagatatatttaaacttttattttatctaaaactTTATACGTATGTTTATGAAGATAACATTTACATAATTCAACAGTTGGATATGTTAGTTTTATAGTGTGTATTTGAAAaggagtgattttttttaaaaaaaactttctttttGGTGAGTATAAAAAGAATCATAGTTtagtcttaaaaataaattaatttaa is a window encoding:
- the LOC100305677 gene encoding 60S acidic ribosomal protein P1-3-like: MSLGETACSYAALILHEDGISVTADKISTLLETAKVQVDTYWPTLFAKLAEKKNLGDLIANAAGGGAPVAVAAAPVAASGGGGAAAAAPAAEEKKKEEPEEESDDDMGFGLFD